A window of Brachybacterium fresconis contains these coding sequences:
- a CDS encoding glycine cleavage system protein R, with product MTTYVLTAIGDDRPGLVAALAAAVDEHGGNWVDSQLALLAGKFAGIVQVELPDGEVEAFLAALPALADEVGLDVEASAAGADGSGAAHAVEGVPFRLRLLGQDRTGMVREVTSALTSQGATIDALRSWAREAPEGGGMLFEAEAEVRLPGGVEADGVRDALERIAAELMVDLELDAAE from the coding sequence ATGACGACCTACGTGCTCACCGCCATCGGAGACGACCGCCCCGGCCTCGTCGCCGCCCTCGCCGCCGCCGTCGACGAGCACGGAGGCAACTGGGTCGACAGCCAGCTCGCCCTGCTGGCCGGGAAGTTCGCCGGCATCGTCCAGGTCGAGCTGCCCGACGGCGAGGTCGAGGCCTTCCTCGCCGCTCTGCCCGCCCTGGCCGACGAGGTGGGTCTGGACGTGGAGGCGAGCGCCGCGGGCGCCGACGGCTCCGGAGCGGCCCACGCGGTCGAGGGCGTCCCCTTCCGGCTGCGCCTGCTGGGCCAGGACCGCACGGGCATGGTCCGCGAGGTCACCTCGGCCCTCACCTCCCAGGGAGCCACCATCGATGCCCTGCGCAGCTGGGCCCGGGAGGCCCCCGAGGGCGGCGGCATGCTGTTCGAGGCGGAGGCCGAGGTGCGACTGCCCGGTGGCGTCGAGGCGGACGGGGTCCGCGACGCGCTCGAGCGGATCGCCGCCGAGCTGATGGTCGACCTCGAGCTCGACGCCGCGGAGTGA
- the cimA gene encoding citramalate synthase, which produces MSMMQHSAPIPAFHVYDTTLRDGSQQEGLTLSVADKLAVARLLDELGVTYIEGGWPGAVPRDTEFFDRAAAELELSTARLAAFGATRKAGVPVAEDAQVAALLASGAPTITLVAKSDLRHVHGALRTTGEENLAMVAETVAHLVGQGREVFVDVEHFFDGFGHDPDYTASVVAAAYDAGAEVVVLCDTNGGMLPHQITEIVEDLRARLTAAGHADARLGVHTHNDSGCAVANALTAVRAGITHIQGCVNGYGERTGNADLLTLLADLQLKMDLDLVPPETFAETTRIAHAIGEIVNMPVTPRAPYVGASAFAHKAGLHASAIRVDPDLYQHIDPRAIGNDMRMIISDMAGRASIELKGRELGFDLAGDPDLLTRLATTVKQREAVGYSYEAADASFELLLLDQLGEVPRYVEVESWRATSQQGRDGTLETEATVKLVGGAHGEQERKVAIAEGNGPVNALDLALRAALRDTFPMVDEFELQDFKVRILDAQHGTDATTRVLVRTSGRGLEFQTVGVGPNVIEASWEAIFDAYAYGLYKSGV; this is translated from the coding sequence CCTGGACGAGCTGGGCGTGACCTACATCGAGGGCGGATGGCCCGGCGCCGTCCCCCGGGACACCGAGTTCTTCGACCGCGCGGCCGCAGAGCTCGAGCTGAGCACGGCACGTCTGGCCGCCTTCGGCGCCACGCGCAAGGCCGGGGTCCCCGTCGCCGAGGACGCCCAGGTGGCCGCGCTGCTGGCCTCCGGGGCTCCGACCATCACCCTGGTCGCCAAATCGGACCTCCGCCATGTCCACGGCGCGCTGCGCACCACGGGTGAGGAGAACCTCGCCATGGTCGCCGAGACCGTGGCGCACCTGGTCGGGCAGGGCCGGGAGGTGTTCGTGGACGTCGAGCACTTCTTCGACGGGTTCGGCCATGACCCCGACTACACAGCCTCCGTCGTGGCCGCCGCCTACGACGCCGGAGCCGAGGTCGTCGTCCTATGCGACACCAACGGCGGGATGCTCCCGCACCAGATCACCGAGATCGTCGAGGACCTGCGGGCCCGGCTGACCGCCGCCGGCCACGCCGACGCGCGGCTGGGGGTCCACACCCACAATGACTCCGGCTGCGCGGTCGCCAACGCGCTGACGGCGGTGCGCGCCGGGATCACCCACATCCAGGGCTGCGTGAACGGCTACGGGGAGCGCACCGGCAACGCCGACCTGCTCACGCTGCTCGCGGACCTGCAGCTGAAGATGGACCTGGACCTGGTGCCGCCGGAGACCTTCGCGGAGACCACCCGCATCGCGCACGCGATCGGGGAGATCGTGAACATGCCGGTGACCCCGCGCGCCCCGTACGTCGGGGCGAGCGCCTTCGCCCACAAGGCCGGGCTGCACGCCAGTGCGATCCGCGTGGACCCGGACCTGTACCAGCACATCGATCCGCGCGCCATCGGCAACGACATGCGCATGATCATCTCGGACATGGCCGGCCGCGCCTCCATCGAGCTCAAGGGGCGCGAGCTCGGCTTCGACCTCGCTGGTGATCCCGACCTGCTCACCCGCCTGGCCACCACGGTCAAGCAGCGCGAGGCGGTGGGCTACTCCTACGAGGCGGCCGACGCCTCCTTCGAGCTGCTCCTGCTGGACCAGCTCGGCGAGGTGCCCCGCTACGTCGAGGTGGAGTCCTGGCGCGCCACCTCCCAGCAGGGCCGTGACGGCACGCTGGAGACCGAGGCGACCGTGAAGCTGGTCGGCGGCGCCCACGGCGAGCAGGAGCGGAAGGTGGCCATCGCCGAGGGGAACGGCCCCGTCAACGCCCTGGACCTCGCGCTGCGGGCGGCGCTGCGCGACACGTTCCCGATGGTCGACGAGTTCGAGCTGCAGGATTTCAAGGTGCGCATCCTGGACGCGCAGCACGGCACCGACGCCACCACTCGGGTCCTCGTGCGCACGTCGGGCCGCGGCCTCGAGTTCCAGACCGTGGGCGTGGGACCGAATGTCATCGAGGCCTCCTGGGAGGCGATCTTCGACGCCTACGCTTACGGGCTGTACAAATCCGGCGTCTGA